A window from Vulcanimicrobium alpinum encodes these proteins:
- the nusB gene encoding transcription antitermination factor NusB, which translates to MASLSRRHARELALQALYGSEVGKRPADEMLTETLARTDASEARAFVRDLVFGTLESEAESDALIAPLLEGWTLDRLPTIDRIVLRMGAFELRHRKETDPAVVINEAVELAKKFSTEDSGRYVNGVLGRLMERAAR; encoded by the coding sequence GTGGCCTCGTTGTCGCGCCGGCATGCGCGCGAGCTTGCACTGCAAGCACTCTACGGGTCCGAGGTGGGCAAGCGTCCCGCGGATGAGATGCTGACCGAAACGCTCGCGCGCACCGACGCCTCCGAGGCGCGCGCGTTCGTGCGCGATCTCGTCTTCGGGACGCTCGAGTCGGAAGCCGAATCCGACGCGCTGATCGCGCCGCTCCTCGAAGGCTGGACGCTCGACCGTCTGCCGACGATCGACCGGATCGTGCTGCGCATGGGCGCGTTCGAACTGCGGCATCGCAAAGAGACCGATCCGGCCGTCGTCATCAACGAAGCGGTCGAACTGGCGAAGAAGTTCTCGACCGAAGACTCCGGCCGTTACGTCAACGGCGTCCTGGGCCGTCTGATGGAGCGCGCCGCGCGATGA